The segment TTAAACTTTGAATTGGAAATACTGTAGGATTACTTAACTATGGCTGTGTTAGTTAAGTAGCCACTGAACTTTCTAATAACTTCTGATAGTTTTTGAATTGAGTCCTCTTTCTGACAAACCAAAGGAGAATGGATATAAAATGTGTAGTGTAGCCTCTACTAGTTTGGTGGTTCTAAAGGCATTTATCAaatcctgttttgttgtttttattctgtaagaCTGCTAATGGTAGACTACTAATGACTTAAAATGTTGCTTAACTTGTGATTTGTATCCTGTGTGCTTACCTTGACTGCCACCATCAATGAAGAAAGAGAGGCTAAGTCTGACTAAGCCTCTAATTCCTTATTTTTCAACTTTCAAGGACATGGGAAAATTTTCTTTGACATACGAAGCCTCTATGACACGCTTGTTCAGAGAAGGCAGAACTGAAACTGTCCGTTCATGTACCGTCGAGTCGTGTAATTTTGTTAAAACTATGGAAGACCCAAGTGAAAGTGTAAGTTGACTCTGTTGATTTCTAATACTTTTTATTCATGgaaatttctgctgtttgtagtatttaaagaaagagaTTCCTcgtttcagaacagaaatgtagCAGCACATAGCTATCTTCATCCTCTGTCAGGATGGCAGGACTTAAAGGCTACGCCAAAAAGAGTAGTgataagtaataaaaaataagtaataaaaataaaaaataagtaataaaaagagTACTAATTGCTAATAACCAAATATGCCAACTTTTATGGATCCTAAACTCCAGAAAACTCATATCTGTAAATTTCTTGTTATTTGTTAAGCAAGGAATGTCATGCCAAACTCTCAATTGCCATTAAAGAACTTTACTGGGGTATGAGAGTTGACTCTCTTGAATTGCTGATGTATTTGCTCAGTTTGGTTTAACAGAATATGCTTAACATTCAGTGAGGCTCTAGAAATAACTtagaataaaattttaaatggaTTCATTTTAGTTTTAACATGGTATTTAACTTTGATTCTGACCTACCGTTATGAAACTGTTCAATTTATAGATGTGTGGACACTTCTTAAAATGCATATAcccatatatatacatatactttgCTAGTATACAAAGATTTTAGTTCAgtcttttttaatacaaatttgCCTTTATTGCTTGCTTCTTATCTGTGTGTTTTGCATATAATTTGGGCTATCCATGAACCTTTACTCCAGAATGCCAGTAGTAGTCATGCTTGGCTACTATGAGaccagtgttttctttcagccCTTGCACTACTCTCATACACTGTCGGTTTGCCTTCTAAAATGGCTCTTGCAGTTCCTGCCTTTCATAAACCACATTCAGACTTgattttctgtagctttctAAGAAACTAGAATTCACTGAACAGAtttgtttcatctttctttcattgttagaatgaaaataagttgAAGTTATTCCGGCTGGCAGCTACCAGACACCAGCACTTGTATCGTCTTGCCATGACTGGTGCTGGCATTGACCGCCATCTGTTCTGCCTTTATGTCGTTTCCAAGTACCTTTCTGTAGATTCTCCTTTCCTGAAGGAAGTAAGTGGTCTTTATTGATTGATTACAATAAATAACCATTTGTTTGCTTAGCATTTTCTGGTATCTGCTCACATTTTGATGGAACTCCAGTTTTCATCAGAAAGAAGAGTATAGATAGCATGGTTTAACATCTTacagcttgttttcatttttttgtatatatacacTTACGATAGACTTTCAGTAATGAGGTTTACGAGAAAGATATAATCAGTATTACAATAGAATACTGGCTCCTGGCATATATTCACCACAGGCAGCCATGTACTTCCATCTGGAACTGTAACAAAATTACTTTGTTGTAAGTTAACATGAGCTAAGGGAACTGTATattgtaatttttgtttttttgcagtttaCTGCTGTGCCAAATGGTTTATTAAACCATACTTTAAAGTTGGAATTGATGAAATAAAGCATGTTCCTGCTTTCAGTTAAGGATCAAACAACCTTGCAGAGCTTTTGCAGCCTTCCAAGAAACCTCTGCATTGTGGGAGATTTTAGGAACTTCTGACTCAGTGTAGTATTTACCTGGGGCTTGAGTGCTGCCATCACTGATCTCATTAACAAGCCCTGTTATACAGAGTTTACCAGGCTGTAGACCAGATTCATCTattctgaaataacatttctgcTCCAAGAAATTTCATTACTTTTGTAGAAATTAACATCAAGATGGTTTACACGTTAGGGCAAGTTAAGTTGTTCCTTCCAGCACTCTCAATGATTCATGCCATTGACATGTGAAGTAGAGTTACCTTTTAATATTGCTTTATTGAATATTTTCTAAGcttcttaaaaattatttcttgagAGAGTTGCATGTTCCTAAATAATATGTCATacttgattatttatttatttattatctctAATAAAGGTTTTGTCTGAGCCTTGGAGACTATCGACGAGTCAGACACCACAGCAACACATTGATCTGAAGAAGAACCCTGAGATGTTATCTTCTGGCGGTGGATTTGGACCTGTATGTTAACTAAATACAAGTgtctcttttaaaaacagttttgtttcagacCTGTAATACCTTAATGGTACACATTAAAAGTGCAATATATGCTTTAAATATGGGTTTGATGTTTTCCAACTATTATGAATGTGCTGGGAAAAACCAACATCACCTTTTTCCCTTGTCCCACTAAAATATGAACCATCTGTAATGAAATATGCAGTTATCAAATGTGGCATAAGGCCCCACAGCAAGGAGATCTGATTAATTGGGGGCTTTTATCACAGTTGCTATGCCTGCAGATTTAGTATGTCAAACTATTATTGCAGTGACAAGCAGTTTACTACTTACACTAGACTTTAAGGTTGGGATTAGTAGAAAGTATTTcactgttctgtgttttttatttataattcctaatgaattaaaataaaataatagttcATGCTTTCCACTGAATCACGCTACTCAGATTGGTCTGCTTGCCTTCCTAAGTATGAGTAGTGGCTAGGATAAGAATGAAATGgatttctgcagcttttgtgGGCTTCAGAGGAGCTGGTGTAGTGCTGGAGTTTTAATGAGCTTCTGACTTGCTTATGGTATTTTAACAAGATTTGAATATGGAAGTTGATAATATCCTTGTTAATTGTCAGGCAGGCTTTTCCATGTGGTAGACTAgtttaatttgtttcaaaaagtgtttctatgaaaaaaacagtgaggGGATCACAGGACTGTTCTTTGGCACTCAGAGATCAGAAtcattattgtttattttagtCGGCTTGTCAAGCTGAAAGCTGGTTTTGTGGTGGATTGGTTTGGAAAGTTCAGGGGTCGTGtaggaagtgaaggaaaagtAAGTTTAAaacttgttcatttttcttcccttaggTGGCTGATGATGGTTACGGTGTTTCTTACATAATCTTGGATGAGAACTCCATCCATTTCCATGTCTCCAGTAAATACTCTTGTTCTGAAACGGTAAGGAACAATCCTTTCCTGTTCTGTTATCTGCTTGTAAAACTCTTCTACTCACTGCCTACTCACCATTTAGGAGGAATGCAAGATACAGTTatactgtgcttttttcttctcatgctATGTATTAATGTTTTCAGCTTCTATAAATCTAGTGACTTCATGAACCAAGGAACTGGTGTGATACTTCACCTTTCtgtcagatttaaaaataaaaggcctAAGGTCATGTTTGTGCACATGTCGTTCTCAGGAACTCCTATGAAATGACTTGTATCTGACCTGTAAGCATAGGTGTCTCCTGGCTTTTGTTATCATAGCTTAGCTTTGATTTGcctctggctgcagggatgAAGATAATACAGCAGTATAGTCTTTATTCTTTGAATCTCCCTTGGTCTAAATAGTTCTGACAGAAGTTGATGGTTAAATTTTAATCTGTTCTTGGGAAACTTAATTATCATAATTTATCGGAATGACACTCATCTATTGAAATGCTGTGATGTCATCCATCAATATCCTTCTGTTGCAGAGATCAGTTTCAGTTTGTCCTTCCCCTTTGTTTTATGACTTACCAACATATTCAGTTTTGGCAGGATTACATAGACCATAACTTGTCTGATAGATCTTGGTGCCTCTGGTTAATTATTAGAAAATATGACTTTGTTCATGTGTGTTTCAAATTGTTCTTCGGGTGCCTTTTAGTTTATACGTTAAGTTTCCCTGTACTCTTATCAGTCAAGGCAAAAGTCCATAGAGAGAAGGCAGTGCTTTATGTGCTTGCCCTTGATATTATTAGAGTTTCCTGTAGCAGGTTTTATAATGTAGCTAatgatttatatttataatcTTTGCTGTGCCATTCATTTCTTGGAATAGTTTCTTAAAGTATTGgtcattttcatttgctgtacTTGTTCTTCTAAGAGATTCAGGATTCCAATAGGAACtcaagtgtttttgttttttttctgtttttttcagtctctttaGGTTGTTCTTTATACTTTCTGGGCATTCTTTTGTCTTGTGAGAAATGGCTTAGATAAAATCATCTTGTATGAACTACATGTtttagtttgggtttttttaagtaATGATATAAAGCTATAGATACATTTGATGTCAAAGGTAGATTCTCAGTTCTGTGTGTAGAACGTAACTGCATAATGTCGAATTTACCTGTCAGTAATAGTATAAACCAGGATTAATTCATATAGCATTAGCGTTTTTGTAGTTTAACTTCCCTGTTTTATAGTAATATATGTGACCTAAATCTGTGTTCCAAAGTTACAAAATGTTCAAAGTCTCCCCTTTGCTTAAGAGATAACTGTTACCAGACAGCACGGctcactgtgtttttatttatttattaaggatTCTCATCGCTTTGGGAAGAACATCCAAAAAGCAATGGTTGACATCATGGGTTTGTTTCAACATACTAAGAACTGTACCAAATGATCTGGGTTATTACCACAAAGCAACCTCCCATCGTTGGGATGGAAACTATTCTGAACAGCGAATGAAAGCAAGGTTTGCGGAAATGCTGGCTGATGAAGAAACCGAGTCACAATCCTGTTGATCTTCTGAGCAAACCTTGGCCTTGGTTTGAATGTTTCataattattatcattatttttaggTAGTTTGGAAGCATTTAGTTCCACAGTGGGTGAATTTTGAAATCTTATACATTTCTAGGGATGAAGCGTACCACTATTGCACAAAGGCATGTATATTCTAACTCCTGcagttttctcctgttttttttttttcttaaaattatttgaatCCACTTGTATTCCAGAATGGAAGGGATAAAACATATCAAGTCTTAAACTGAAAGCCTTCAAAGGATTTGATTTGGCACGCATCGATAGCAGAATGTTCTTCAGAGtatctgctgctttatttaaacaaatgacAACACTTGTGGCTGTTTACCTTCATTAACTTCTTTAAAGGTAATTTTCTCATAAGAtttaaggaacaaaacaaagaaccaTAAACCATAACCTAGTGCAAAATGCCCAACTGGTCTGTTTCTTTTTGGGAAGATGTATGTGCTACATTGAGGTAGTAAAGTATTATACAAATTAGCAGACATCAAACTTTTCTTATTACTTACAAGCACGTTTGCCACATGATTGATTTTATATCCATGTAAATGGACCTGTGTGCTTGTTCATAGCAGTGCCTTAGTAAAAGAAATATCCTAAACACAGGAGAAAAGCTTGTGCTAGGAGTTggttttaacattatttttgtggAGGGGAAATAGCAACGCAGATCTAGTTTTGAAATTATAAATTAGGTGGCTGTGATATAGGTAGAGTTGAATTTGTTTATGATGCAGCTAGGTTCAAAGCTCTAATGAGATGATCTTCTATGGCAAAGACCATTCTCTAGGAAGTGCAGGAGTAACTTTGTAGAGCTCAGATACTCATGATCTTGTTTAGCTGAGTGGTATTAGCGATTCGCTGAGAGAAGAGTTTCTGGGTCCCAGggaatgtaaatatatttaaactcGAGCCTGTTGGATAATCTATGAATCAAGGCTGCATGTAAAGGCTGAGTAATTGCAGTTTCCCAGCTTTCAGCCTGAAAAGACCAGAATTGTGTGGTCAGCTCTGCATGAAATGGGCTGTGAAGGCGATGGAAAATAGCTCCAGAATGGGGAAATTATGGCCTTCTCAAACCTCTTCTGGGAGTGGCCCATTGTCTGAAGCGGTTTTTGAAGGGTGCAACAAAAATGGGGGTGGGAATAGGGCAGACAATTTCACTGAAGAAGGGGCGTATTTGTAAATGCAGAAGGGAAATGATTACTACAGAACTGAAGTAACTTGGTGTGTGATGCTACTCATCCTCAAACTGTATCGGTGTCATTACTTCTGTGCACCCATTAGgacaaacttatttttctgtgagtAGAAGGTACAGAATATTCAGTAATACAGTAAATGTTgctccagagctgtgctggttcTGAAAGCTCTCTGGGGCTGCTGTGAAACTTCTCATTAGGttttttggatttctttttctggccAGTATTTCTAACTTTATATGCCTCTAcatgtttggtttgttttttcactctgATCTAGCTATCGAAACACCTGtgttatgtgtgtgtgtttgaggtGGGAAACCTCAACAAAGGTCCTAAATACATAAGTAAGCAAATACATGCTTACCTAAATGTAGGTTCCCCTGTAGGAATTGGCCAAAGACACCCATTATGTGATTGGATAAAGTCTGTGGGAAAGGAGACTTTGAACTAAGCCTTATTGCAACTAACATTTACCAAATTACTGCAACAGTGTCACAGTGATGTGTTTTTGTGGGAATAATGCACTGGTTTTTGTATTGACCACTGAGCAGTCTGTGCTTCAATTAACATAGGGCTTCTAGGgtttttccaagagaaaaagaaaagtttagatCTGACTCTCAGGTTTTAAATGTTTCACGTCTCATTGTATTTAGTGCAGTTATCAATGCAATTTTACGTGCTTAGAGTAAGTACAATTGGcacagaaagttgttttttattgtaaatGTTTAAAAGAGTGGTGTTaaatgtctctctctctctttttttttttttctgtacgTTTTTAATTTGAGTTAGATCATAATTCCTAACCAGACAGGATCTTTAAGATGTCAACAGCgtgtaaataaaatatgctttttggATGTAAATCTTAGAAATCCACAGTGAATGTAGGctgttaataaataattaatttaaaacttcATGTTCAATATGGTGTACATACAGtaaaaatacttgcttttttttgctCAAAAGCCATAGGAATGTAATTGAAATGACTTAGAACTGAATGAACTTTCTAGTCTGGTGTACTTCACTGTTAATGTCTGTATTTTAGGACAACTGTTCATCCATAACTTAACCTTGAATCACCAGTTCTCAGTTAGTGACAAGGGCTGTAAGTGAGGGGTGGCGAGGTTGGGATAGTAATAAATTAATCCGTTTGTTAAATACCAGTGTGGAACTGGTTGAACCCTTTAGGTATGAGTTTGCAGAGTTTATTATTTCAGCTATTTAATATGATGGAATAGCAGAAACTTGGTGCGTTTAGAGGCTGCCGTTGTCCAGACTGAGGATGTTACAGACTGAATATTCTTAAGGGTTGGGCTTCTAAAGGACCATGGAGGTGTGCAAGCCTGTCCTTGAAAATCGTGCTTCTAATTCAGCCTTTGTCCCAATTGCTTCTTGTATAAAATGTATCActttaagctgttttttttcttgttcgCTTACTCGACTCCCGTGGTTGGTTATTTACACCCAATAGCCTGTCCCAACGTTCTGCCTTCTTCTGTGACTTCAAACAATAAAGTTTCACAATTATCACTACTAAGCACAACGTTTCATGTCTTTTCTATTTACTTTCTggcttttttgctttaatgACCTAGTGAAATCCTTGTAGTTGGATCCAATTCGGATCTGTATCAGGGCTCTCCTCAGTTTATTTATGAGGTACTTAAGTGGCATGAGGAGATGGGCGGCCGTTACCGCGCACGCGCAGCGCCCCATAACGGTCGTGCAGGCGGCGGCTCCCTCGGCTTGTCGCTGAGCCGAGGCGGAGGGCGGTGCGTACAGCCGGGccgggggctgcagggggctggAGTGAAGCAGGACGGCTGGTTTCCTGCTGTGTCAGCGCGGCCCAGATCCAGGGCTTGCAGTAGTGGTAGCCCGGCTGTGTCTGGGCTGGTGTCTTAGTGCTGCTGTctcagtgctggtgctgtggAGTGCAAGGAGCGCCCTGTCATCTGACAGCAGTGACTGTAGTTAATCTCCAGTATTGCACATACTTCTTGAGACTGTTTCATTCCCTTCTAGATACCTAAGTTGCCTGGAGGAATACTGTGATAGAAAAATTATCTTCATGTAAATAGCATGCACCTGACTGTCTGCCTGTGACTATGGAGAATCAGATACTGTTTGACATCAGATCAGCTATCGATGATGGGTTTGTGACTGAAATATTAAGTCAGAATACTCCTGATAGCTCTGAAAACTTCAGCCTGGAAACTGCAGTCATTAATAATCCTGTTGAAGAAGGGATGTGCTCTAGTCAAGGCAACCAGTTATACGCGATAAATGTGGGAGAGGCTTTGTTGGATCACTTTGAATACCCCCTTTCTGCTGAAAATCAGAGTGCGATAGCTAAAGTTGAAATATATCCACAAGGAAACAACAGCTGTAACGATGAAGAtcttgaaaaatacaaaggatTGAATATTCCAGGAGAAGCCGATTACATGCATTCACCTCATCTGCCTACAGATGGCGGccacttcctttcttctgtagTGGCACAGCATAAAAGCTGCAGTGTTCCAATTTCAGGTGTTTTCTCTTCAGAAGGAGCAGTCAGTCAAAATGTTGGAACCGTACCCGTAAGATACGTGAAATGAGAATTTGTATGGGTGCTTGGTTGTGGTTTGTACATAGAAGATCATCACGTTAAAACTTGAGATGGGATCCATGTGGTGTTTGAAGTGATGTTATGAGTCTTACACTGGAACAAACTTAGCAGTACACTCAGACTGAAAAGTCCATCTGCTTAATGCAGACTATTCATATTTAGTATACTTACATgagcttgtttctttctttatggcTGTAGTGGATCTTCTGAAGAAATTGCCTAATTCAGCTTGTGCTCTGTAGGCGGCTTCTGGGGGAACGCTGAGTTTCCTCTGGGAAGCTGTTTTGCAATAACTAAGTGCACCAGTTGacatttctttccagtgtaaatatttacacaaaTGTTGCTACTCCAGGGTTCAGAAATTCAAAAAGGCATAAAACACATTGAACAGAAGAAGGAGAAGTAATAGTCAGCTGTCCATAGTATCTGGTAATGCTGGTTATTCTGCAACATTTATGTGCTTATTTATAatttagaaatgcaaataatttccaATTTTAAAGTCAGTTTCTGtgtggctgttttttttttaaggagatgTGTAATATGTGCAGTAGTTATAAACTGCTCTTTTCTTCAGGTGTTCAGATCATTGTTACCTCCAGCTGAAGGTGAGAATAACTGTATTTATTATGATCAGTTTAAAGGAATGCAAAGCAGTCCTATGCAGTCAAACAACTTGTCTGATTGCTTTAATGGTAAGTGTCACGGGTGTCCGAGTGGGAtaacttgtttattttattagtttatttGAACTCCTCTTTTAGAGTTAGAAAAGGGTATGAATGTCTAGATAAAATAATTCCTGGATTTGGGAAGTAGCAGCACAAGCCCCTTCTGATAATGTTCATAGAGCTAAGAAAGTGTGATAGGAGGAAGTTTTGAAACAGGTCAGTGTGTGTTCATGTATGTTCTTGTTGCTTCAACCATGAAGTTCAGGCTTCCTTTTGATTTGTCGTTGCTAAATGATTTTTACCAGATGGTCTCCAGAATCCTTTTAGAGACATCAAGCACATATGGGAGCCTGTTTTTCGAAAGTCTGTTACTGGAGAATATTAAGTATTATTTTATAAGACTGTAATATTACTTTATAAGACTGTGATAGTCTGTAGTAAGACCGTGACATCAAAATCTCCTTGATGCTATGAATGAGCTCCTGgcattaaaaccaaacaaaagcaaacacatgtCTTAATAAACAAAACTTGCTTTATTTCACTTACTAGAATGCTCCAGTGGTGTTTATGGCTTGCCTCAGACTGGTGCTTCTGTCTATGATGAAATAGTAAGTATGCGTTTGATTTCCAAGCTCATGGTATGTGCCCAGAATTCAATGAAGATTTAAAGGAGTTCCTGTTAAGGTATaacacttgtttttttcagacAGAAGTAAGAGATGCAATTAGAAATGTTATGGAGAATCATGAAGATGGAGCGATTTTTCAGAGTTCAAATATTGACGAGTCCAACTGTGAGTTATTAGCACTGCACGGTGTGGTGGAGGAACCTGGATATTTACACAGAAATGATTCCAGCCCCCTGGTAATTTATGTCTGGTAATTGATAGAAGAATTATATGCTAAGAAAACGTTAACTTAATTTTACCACACATGCACCAAAATCCCACTTAGTAAGTTTTGTGTCAAGACTGATTAGACAGTGCTTTTCTCAGACTCGGGGACTAATTTTTCTTTAGATAAAGTGCTGTTTTAcatataaaatgttattttctatttcaaggCCACATACAGTAATATGAAGATTATTTCATGAATGAATAGTCTTGATTTACAGTCACATCTGAATAAGTGGCATAAAACATTGAAGTGAAATAGGGTTTGTTCTGGGTATGGAATGTCAGGTCCACGTGGTAGAAAACGAGCTAGAGTATGTTGTGCAAAACCTTATAGAACTGTTTAGAGAACCAGGAGGGCATCTCACCCCAGGGTGAAGAGCTACAGTATCGCAGCTgtttccaaaaccaaacaaatagAAAGGGTCAGAATGCAGACACCTTTGTGTACAGTGATTCATTTGTCTGAGAGACTGCAGTGTGTGATGATGCAGCTTTATGAAGCATGTTACTCTTACGAAAACCATTCTGTGTATATGCTTAGAATTGCAGGTTCTTAGATGGGAGGCtattgctgtttatttattccAGATGATCTGCCAACTGGAAGGAGGTACTCAAATACTCTGTATAAAGGATTGTGGCACACAGGATCTAAAAGCAATTCATCTCATTCCACAGTATGAAGACCAACATAATTATCTTCAATCTGGTAAAATCAAAGTTAAAGTTATGTCTAGCGTGTCAGATAGTAGATCACAGTTAACGTGCAAATGCAAATGTATGTGCTTATTTTCTTAatcagcagtgagcagaggtGAGATGAAGCTAGTGTAGCTATCACAAGTtactattttcctttattttgtaaCAATAAAAATCTGGACATTTGAATGTTATGAAAATGATGTAATGGACGTGTTGAATATAATAATGTTTTGTAATATACGGATCAACTTATGAAAAAGCACGCTTAGCAGAAAGCGCTTGCATACAGCTGCATTTACCCTAGCAATACCACAAGGTGTCAGTGTCTCACTATAAATGAAGAGCATCATTGCGGGCTGTTGGGTATCCTTCAGCCTTGGGGCTTAAAGTGTCCCAAAATGTTTCTGTCACTCTGTGAACTTGAAATTCCATCTGTTTTTAGAGAAGGTGGTTTCTGAGATCTCGAAGTTCATTTTTTTGGCTATTCAGATATTGAGTGGGAATACATTTTCATCTTAGGAGCAACATGCGTAGGAGAGgcttaaatata is part of the Coturnix japonica isolate 7356 chromosome 5, Coturnix japonica 2.1, whole genome shotgun sequence genome and harbors:
- the LOC107314412 gene encoding tesmin-like isoform X1; translated protein: MENQILFDIRSAIDDGFVTEILSQNTPDSSENFSLETAVINNPVEEGMCSSQGNQLYAINVGEALLDHFEYPLSAENQSAIAKVEIYPQGNNSCNDEDLEKYKGLNIPGEADYMHSPHLPTDGGHFLSSVVAQHKSCSVPISGVFSSEGAVSQNVGTVPVFRSLLPPAEGENNCIYYDQFKGMQSSPMQSNNLSDCFNECSSGVYGLPQTGASVYDEITEVRDAIRNVMENHEDGAIFQSSNIDESNCELLALHGVVEEPGYLHRNDSSPLMICQLEGGTQILCIKDCGTQDLKAIHLIPQYEDQHNYLQSDAGSPVTAVLGQFLPVSGDLDSNKQEFDNEYLQSVASTSTFQPESNLQVKMTSGPPFGSGIKKSKKPCNCTKSQCLKLEPAVSISWEDVKATCACLLVKAEEAEKGGYSVCLAERVVMEEFGRCLSQILQVQLKCKRLKVE
- the LOC107314412 gene encoding tesmin-like isoform X2, which encodes MENQILFDIRSAIDDGFVTEILSQNTPDSSENFSLETAVINNPVEEGMCSSQGNQLYAINVGEALLDHFEYPLSAENQSAIAKVEIYPQGNNSCNDEDLEKYKGLNIPGEADYMHSPHLPTDGGHFLSSVVAQHKSCSVPISGVFSSEGAVSQNVGTVPFKGMQSSPMQSNNLSDCFNECSSGVYGLPQTGASVYDEITEVRDAIRNVMENHEDGAIFQSSNIDESNCELLALHGVVEEPGYLHRNDSSPLMICQLEGGTQILCIKDCGTQDLKAIHLIPQYEDQHNYLQSDAGSPVTAVLGQFLPVSGDLDSNKQEFDNEYLQSVASTSTFQPESNLQVKMTSGPPFGSGIKKSKKPCNCTKSQCLKLEPAVSISWEDVKATCACLLVKAEEAEKGGYSVCLAERVVMEEFGRCLSQILQVQLKCKRLKVE